CTTTTTGGCATTCTTCTTCGTGAAATTGGCCGCGTTCACCGAAGAGAGCACTACATCCTCACCTGGGCTCATTACTTGAATGACTGGCGCCTCGGGTTTTCAGACCGTCTCGCCAAAGTCTACGATTGGTGTCTAAATTTTTACAAGGATCACTTTTCTAAACACCCGGCATATTTGGCCGATGCCTACGTCGTCCTCCACCACGGTCGCCATCACCTGGCTCAATATATGTATTACTGGATGACCGGTCGGACTCACCTCCTCACCCATCGTGCCAACCGACAGCAGTTACTCAAGGTTTCAGACACTATATTTGACACCCTCCGAGTTGTACCGCCAGGCGATGCGGAACTTAAGAGAAACCGGGCCACGCCCCTTAACAGGATTATCTGGCTCTCCCAATTTTTTTCTTCAGGATTGCCTGATTTTCCCATCAAAAAGTCCAAACCCTATATTCCAATTACCGTTGGGCTTCTGGCCGCTACACTCCTAGGCTTTAAGGTATTGGAAGCCGTGGAATACCGACAGGTCTATGATCAGCGCATTGAAGATGTGAAGAAACAAATCGAAGACTACTACAAGAACAAGGAGAAGGAAGATGGCCCAGGAAGGTAGCTTCTACAAGGCAATTACCCGGCGAGCCCTGATTATCAATCAGACAGCTGCAGGAGCAGGACTCAGTGGATTGCTGGGTTTTATTCTCATGGGGGCCATTGCCTCGGTGTTTTTTATCACTGAGAACTATTTCATCTCCATGTTCACTATTTCCATTGGTCTGCTGATCTACGTCAGCGGCTCAGACGTCACGCGAATTGGTGTCTCTGCCTTTACCATCTTCTTTTCCAGCAAACACTTGGTCGGCCGCGCCGCCTATATGCAGGACACCTTGGCGGCTCTTACCGAGATTCTCCGCATAAAGCGCAGCAAGACCGGGGATTACGTTGGCAACCCAATTGCAGAAAAGTCTAAGATCACCCTGCCGAACAATCCGCTGGCCCTGGATATTCAGAAACTCCAGGAACACCAAAAGGACAGTCAGTACGCCGAGTACCTGGCTCATTCCTATTACGTTCAGTGCCACGAACTCTATGAATTTTCCTCGGACAATTTTGACTTTGTCAGTAATGCCATGCCGCTGTTTGGACTAATTGGAACCATTGTCGGATTGATTGCCATGTTCGATACCTTGGGGGCGGATGTCACTGTTGAAGCCTTGTCGCCTCAGCTTGCTCTCGCTCTTAAGACAACTTTGTATGGAGCTGTTTTTTCGTCGATCTATAAGATCATTGGCGCCCGTTTTCAACAGCGCCTTAAGGCCCTGGACTACGACTACGAAGCCTTCCTGAAAGCTCTACAAACTCTGGTTGCCAATAAAATTAGCGTCGAGGTGGATTAACAATGAGATCGATTGGACAACGCAAAGAATCTGGCTCATGGCAGATCATTTATATGGACCTGATGACGATGATCATGGTGTTTTTTGTCATTCTGTGGTCGATCAACCAAGGCAAGGACGTTGGGATCAGTGACACAATAGGGGATCAGACCGCCAACATGGTCAACCTCCCTGGTGACGTCTTGTTTAACCCCGGCAAACATAACATCACGCAAAGGGGCAGTGAAATTTTTAAGGAGCTTTTCTCCTCAAATGGTGAGTCCGTGTTGACCTTTGAGACCAATGCACTCACCAAGCGGATGCTCATCATTCACGGCCACACGGATGCCGACGGCAAAAAGTCAGAGAACATCGACCTGGGCTACAACCGGGCCGTGGCCGCCTACAACGAAATTCGCAAACACAGCGAGAATATTCCGGATCACGTGATCATTTGCACTCACGCGGACAACTCCCCTGCACAGGAGGTCCCAAAGTTTGAAGGCAAGATCACAACAGCACAGAGAGATGCCCTGCGGGCTGCAAAAGCCCGAAACAGAAGAATCACCATTGAAGACAAAGTCTTGGATAGATTGAAATAGAACATGATTTCATTTGGCAGCAAACTCATATTCTGGTGCTTCTTTGCCGCAATTCTCGCCGTCCTGCTTGTATTTTCTGATTCCAGCCAAGTGGAAAACCTGCGTGAGCTAGAACCCTTAGCCACCTTTGCCATCGGCTTAATGGCGGTCTTGGTAGGAGGCATTGTCTTTCGCGCCACCCGCCCGCGAAACCCGTCCGCCTACCGATTCAATGTCCACTTCAAAAAGAAACCTAAGGAAGATATTCTCCTTTTTCATATTGGCCAGGTTTACTTTTCAGTCGCCCGAAACGAAGACGACCCGGTTATTGATATGCCCTACTGGCTGCAAAGACTCCTCACTCCAGCCTGCTTTCTGATGGTGGGGCTTTTGGCCTTTAGTCACCGGGAGATTGGTTTGCTCGAAAAGTTCCCTGCTCAAATGTCCCTTGGCAAAACACCCACGTGTGAGGATCCAAACGAATCCATGCAGAAGGCCGAGGAGAGACCTGAATGTCAGTTGGTTTTGCGGGCTTTTCGACTCGGCTATGCAACCGAATTGGGTGACTGTGGCAACGTAGAGACGGGTCCACCAAAACTCTGCTTTTTGCGCCAAAAGGACGAACCCTATCTTCACTATGCATCACGTCTTCTGGCTGGTGCCTACCACACCACCGTCAGCCAGTTTGATCAACAGAATCTAGATGCCACCAAAGCCAAGTGGCAACAGGACATGGATCGACTGGAATCCATCACCCACTCCAAGGTAGCCGAGGCAACAGGACAAGCCCGCTCACGTCATTTCATCTTAAGCAATCTTGCTCCTCCGGAAAATCCCACCTGGATGAAAATAAAGGACGTCTTCCGTCCGAGCCGGTGTATAGATGAATTTTCCATCCTGCCCAATCGTATTCCCGACCCCACTGATCAAGCCTCCTTGAGCCAATCCTTCCTCATGGCATCAGGCCACTTGTTGTTTGACCCCAAGTATCGCCAAACTGTTTCGGCTTGTAAGGAGTACCAGTTTCTGTGGAATGTATCTCTTGGTACCTGCACGGACATGATCAAAGAGCCCCTACCTCATCTGGTCCGACTCGGGATTCTT
This is a stretch of genomic DNA from Pseudobdellovibrionaceae bacterium. It encodes these proteins:
- a CDS encoding MotA/TolQ/ExbB proton channel family protein, encoding MAQEGSFYKAITRRALIINQTAAGAGLSGLLGFILMGAIASVFFITENYFISMFTISIGLLIYVSGSDVTRIGVSAFTIFFSSKHLVGRAAYMQDTLAALTEILRIKRSKTGDYVGNPIAEKSKITLPNNPLALDIQKLQEHQKDSQYAEYLAHSYYVQCHELYEFSSDNFDFVSNAMPLFGLIGTIVGLIAMFDTLGADVTVEALSPQLALALKTTLYGAVFSSIYKIIGARFQQRLKALDYDYEAFLKALQTLVANKISVEVD
- a CDS encoding OmpA family protein encodes the protein MRSIGQRKESGSWQIIYMDLMTMIMVFFVILWSINQGKDVGISDTIGDQTANMVNLPGDVLFNPGKHNITQRGSEIFKELFSSNGESVLTFETNALTKRMLIIHGHTDADGKKSENIDLGYNRAVAAYNEIRKHSENIPDHVIICTHADNSPAQEVPKFEGKITTAQRDALRAAKARNRRITIEDKVLDRLK